The Leclercia adecarboxylata region CGCAGCAAAATACCCATATCGCATTGTTGACGTAGGTTTTTCATGTCGTGCGACACCATGATTAAGCTGGCTGTCTCGCGTTTCTGATTAAAAACATCAATACATTTTTGTTTAAAGCGGGCGTCACCGACGGACATAATTTCGTCGGTCAAATAGATATCAAAATCAAAAGCCATACTCACAGCAAAGGAGAATTTTGATCTCATCCCGCTGGAATAACCTTTAATCGGTAACTCAAAATGTTGACCAATTTCCGAGAATTCCTTTACCCACTCCTCAATAGCCTGGGTATCGCGTACGCCATGAATTCGGCAGACAAAACGTGTGTTTT contains the following coding sequences:
- a CDS encoding ABC transporter ATP-binding protein translates to MIILDNVSKYYPTKFGRNYVLRDVSITLPRDRNIGILGVNGAGKSTLLRLLGGMDMPSKGKLTRHCRVSWPLALNGGFQGSMTGRENTRFVCRIHGVRDTQAIEEWVKEFSEIGQHFELPIKGYSSGMRSKFSFAVSMAFDFDIYLTDEIMSVGDARFKQKCIDVFNQKRETASLIMVSHDMKNLRQQCDMGILLRDSTLELFDDIEDAIRIYQKL